One stretch of Camelus bactrianus isolate YW-2024 breed Bactrian camel chromosome 19, ASM4877302v1, whole genome shotgun sequence DNA includes these proteins:
- the NCOA6 gene encoding nuclear receptor coactivator 6 isoform X5 — MVLDDLPNLEDIYTSLCSSTVEDSEMDFDSGLEDDDSKSDSILEDSTIFVAFKGNIDDKDFKWKLDTILENVPNLLHMESSKLKVQKVEPWNSVRVTFNIPREAAERLRILAQSNNQQLRDLGILSVQIEGEGAINLALAQNRSQDVRMNGPMGTGNPVRMEAGFSMAGGPGLIRMSSPATVMISQGGNMSSSMMAPGPNSELQPRTPRPASQSDAMDPLLSGLHLQQQSHPSGSLAPPHHPMQPVPVNRQINPANFPQLQQQQQQQLQARPPQQHPQQQPQGIRPQFTAPTQVPVPPGWNQLPSGALQPPPAQGSLGTMTANQGWKKAPLPGPMQQQLQARPSLATVQTPSHPPPPYPFGSQQASQAHTNFPQMSNPGQFTAPQMKSLQGGPSRVPTPLQQPHLTNKSPASSPSSFQQGSPASSPTVNQTQQQMGPRPPQNNPLPQGFQQPVSSPGRNPMVQQGNVPPNFMVMQQQPPNQGPQSLHPGLGGQANPNFMQGQVPSTTATTPGNSGAPQLQANQNVQHAGGQGAGPPQNQMQVSHGPPNMMQPSLMGIHGNMNSQQAGSSGVPQVNLGNMQGQPQQGPPSQLMSMHQQIVPSQGQMVQQQGTLNPQNPMILSRAQLMPQGQMMVNPQSQNLGPSPQRMTPPKQMLPQQGPQMMAPHNQMMGPQGQVLLQQNPMIEQIMTNQMQGNKQQFNTQNQSSVMPGPAQIMRGPTPNMQGNMVQFTGQMSGQMLPQQGPVNNSPSQVMGIQGQVLRPPGPSPHMAQQHGDPATTANNDVSLSQMMPDVSMQQTNMVPPHVQAMQGNSASGNHFSGHGMPFSAPFSGAPNGNQMSCGQNPGFPVNKDVTLTSPLLVNLLQSDISAGHFGVNNKQNNTNANKPKKKKPPRKKKNSQQDLNTPDTRPAGLEEADQQPLPGEQGINLDNSGPKLPEFSNRPPGYPSQPVEQRPLQQMPPQLMQHVAPPPQPPQQQPQPQLPPPPPQQPQPPSQPQSQQQQQQQQQQMMMMLMMQQDPKSVRLPVSQSVHPPRGPLNPDSQRMPMQQSGSVPVMVSLQGPASVPPSPDKQRMPMPVNTPLGSNSRKMVYPENPQNPSSSPLGEMSSLPEASGSEVPSVSGGPNNMPSHLVVSQNQLMMTGPKPGPSPLSAAQGATPQQPPVNSLPSSHGHHFPNVAAPTQTSRPKTPNRASPRPYYPQTPNNRPPSTEPSEISLSPERLNASIAGLFPPQINIPLPPRPNLNRGFDQQGLNPTTLKAIGQAPSNLTMNNSSNFAAPQTHKLDSVVVNSGKQSNSGATKRASPSNSRRSSPGSSRKTTPSPGRQNSKAPKLTLASQTNAALLQNVELPRNVLVNPTPLANPPVPGNFPNNSGLNPQNSTMPVAAVGGVLEDNKESLNVPQDSDCQNSQGRKEQVNVELKAVPAQEVKVVVPEDQSKKDGQPSDPNKLPSVEENKNLVSPAMREAPTSLSQLLDNSGAPNVTIKPPGLTDLEVTPPVVSGEDLKKASVIPTLQDPSSSKEPSNSLNLPHSNEPCSTLVHPEMSEVSSSVAPSIPQVMSRPVSSSSISTPLPPNQITVFVTSNPITTSANTSAALPTHLQSALMSTVVTMPNVGSKVMVSEGQSAAQSNARPQFITPVFINSSSIIQVMKGSQPSTIPAAPLTTNSGLMPPSVAVVGPLHIPQSIKFSSAPVLPNAPSSSPAPNIQTGRPLVLNSRATPVQLPSPPCTTSPVVPPHLPVQQVKELNSDETSPQVSTSADQSTLPSSQSTTVVSPLLTNSPGSSVNRRSPVSSSKGKGKVDKIGQILLTKACKKVTGTLEKGEEQYGADGETEGPGLETAAPGLVGTEQLSTELDSKTPTPPAPTLLKMTSSPVGPGSASAGPSLPGSTLPTNVRSIVTTLVPSELISAAPTTKNNHVGIASEPLAGGLVEEKVGSHPELLPSIAPSQSLVPKEAPATALQGSVARPELEANAAIVSGQSSEPKEVIEKSKTPSRRNSRTEEPTVASENVENGHRKRSSRPASASSSTKDITSVVQSKRRKSK, encoded by the exons AATCCAGCAAGCTAAAGGTACAGAAGGTGGAGCCCTGGAACAGCGTGCGTGTAACATTCAACATCCCCCGGGAAGCAGCAGAGCGGCTACGGATCCTGGCTCAGAGCAACAACCAGCAGCTTCGGGATCTGGGAATTCTCTCCGTTCAGATTGAAG GGGAAGGTGCTATCAACCTGGCTTTGGCTCAGAACCGAAGCCAAGATGTGAGAATGAATGGACCCATGGGAACTGGAAATCCAGTTAGGATGGAGGCAGGATTTTCCATGGCAGGTGGTCCAG gatTAATAAGGATGAGCAGCCCTGCCACTGTTATGATATCCCAAGGTGGAAACATGTCATCTTCCATGATGGCACCAGGCCCCAATTCAGAACTGCAGCCCAGGACTCCTCGCCCTGCTTCTCAGTCAG ATGCAATGGATCCACTCCTCTCTGGGCTACATTTACAGCAGCAGAGTCATCCCTCAGGATCTTTAGCTCCCCCGCACCACCCAATGCAGCCCGTCCCTGtgaacagacagataaacccaGCTAATTTTCCCCAGctgcagcaacagcagcagcagcagttgcAGGCAAGACCCCCACAGCAACATCCGCAGCAACAGCCACAGGGAATTCGACCCCAGTTTACTGCCCCAACTCAGGTGCCTGTTCCTCCAGGCTGGAACCAGCTGCCTTCTGGAGCCCTTCAGCCTCCTCCAGCCCAGGGTTCTCTGGGCACAATGACTGCAAATCAAGGGTGGAAGAAGGCTCCCTTGCCTGGCCCAATGCAACAGCAACTCCAGGCAAGACCATCCTTAGCCACGGTACAGacaccttcccaccctccccctccataTCCCTTTGGCAGCCAGCAAGCCTCACAAGCCCATACAAACTTTCCTCAGATGAGCAATCCAGGCCAGTTCACAGCTCCTCAGATGAAGAGCTTGCAGGGAGGGCCCTCCAGGGTCCCAACCCCCCTGCAGCAGCCCCACCTCACCAACAAGTCTCCTGCTTCCTCACCCTCCTCCTTCCAGCAGGGATCCCCTGCATCCTCCCCAACGGTTAACCAAACTCAGCAGCAGATGGGACCAAGGCCACCTCAAAATAACCCACTTCCCCAGGGATTTCAGCAGCCCGTCAGCTCTCCGGGTCGGAATCCTATGGTTCAACAGGGAAACGTGCCACCTAACTTCATGGTGATGCAGCAGCAGCCACCAAATCAGGGGCCACAGAGTTTACATCCAGGCCTAGGAG GACAGGCCAATCCGAACTTTATGCAAGGTCAGGTGCCTTCGACCACAGCAACTACCCCTGGGAATTCAGGAGCCCCTCAGCTGCAAGCAAATCAAAATGTCCAGCATGCAG gtggtcAAGGAGCTGGTCCTCCTCAAAACCAGATGCAGGTGTCCCACGGGCCACCAAATATGATGCAGCCCAGCCTCATGGGAATTCATGGCAACATGAACAGCCAACAGGCTGGTAGTTCTGGGGTTCCTCAGGTGAACCTGGGCAACATGCAAGGCCAGCCCCAGCAGGGCCCACCATCTCAGCTGATGAGCATGCACCAGCAGATCGTGCCCTCCCAAGGCCAGATGGTCCAGCAACAAGGAACCTTGAACCCTCAGAACCCTATGATCCTTTCAAGGGCCCAGCTTATGCCGCAGGGTCAGATGATGGTGAATCCTCAGAGCCAAAATCTTGGGCCCTCACCCCAGAGGATGACCCCACCCAAGCAGATGCTTCCCCAGCAGGGCCCACAAATGATGGCGCCACATAACCAGATGATGGGGCCTCAGGGGCAAGTTTTGCTCCAACAGAACCCGATGATAGAGCAGATCATGACCAATCAGATGCAGGGGAATAAGCAACAATTTAACACTCAGAACCAATCCAGTGTCATGCCGGGACCAGCACAGATAATGAGGGGACCAACTCCAAATATGCAAGGAAACATGGTGCAGTTTACGGGACAGATGTCAGGACAGATGCTGCCCCAGCAAGGGCCCGTGAACAACAGTCCATCTCAGGTTATGGGGATTCAGGGGCAGGTCTTGCGGCCACCAGGGCCCAGCCCACACATGGCCCAGCAGCATGGCGATCCTGCTACTACAGCAAATAATGATGTCAGCTTGTCTCAGATGATGCCTGATGTTAGCATGCAACAAACCAACATGGTCCCCCCGCATGTGCAGGCCATGCAGGGAAACAGTGCCTCGGGGAACCACTTCTCAGGCCATGGGATGCCTTTCAGTGCACCTTTCAGTGGAGCACCCAATGGAAATCAGATGTCCTGTGGTCAGAATCCAGGCTTCCCGGTCAATAAGGATGTCACGCTAACAAGCCCATTGTTGGTCAACTTATTGCAGAGTGATATCTCTGCAGGCCATTTTGGGGTaaacaataagcaaaataatACCAACGCAAATAAACCGAAGAAGAAGAAACCCCCTCGGAAGAAGAAAAATAGTCAGCAAGATCTAAA cacCCCAGATACTCGCCCAGCTGGTCTGGAAGAAGCTGATCAGCAGCCATTGCCTGGAGAACAAGGAATTAACTTGGACAACTCAGGCCCTAAACTGCCAGAATTTTCAAACCGACCACCAG GTTATCCTTCTCAGCCAGTTGAACAGAGGCCACTTCAGCAGATGCCTCCTCAGCTCATGCAGCATGTGGCACCCCCACCACAGCCACCACAGCAGCAGCCACAGCCACAACTGCCACCACCGCCGCCGCAGCAGCCACAACCTCCCAGTCAGCCACAGtctcagcagcagcaacagcagcagcagcaacaaatgATGATGATGCTCATGATGCAGCAGGACCCCAAATCAGTCAGGCTTCCCGTCTCCCAGAGTGTCCATCCCCCAAGGGGCCCCCTGAACCCAGACTCCCAGAGAATGCCCATGCAGCAGAGTGGCAGTGTGCCTGTCATGGTCAGTTTGCAAGGACCTGCCTCCGTGCCGCCATCACCTGATAAACAGAGAATGCCAATGCCTGTGAATACTCCTTTGGGAAGCAATTCAAGGAAAATGGTATACCCGGAGAACCCCCAGAATCCTTCCAGCTCGCCACTGGGAGAGATGTCCTCGCTCCCTGAAGCAAGTGGCAGTGAAGTACCATCTGTCTCGGGAGGCCCAAATAACATGCCTTCACATTTAGTAGTTTCCCAGAATCAGTTAATGATGACAGGGCCAAAACCTGGACCATCACCCCTTTCAGCAGCTCAAGGTGCAACTCCCCAGCAGCCCCCTGTAAATTCCCTGCCCAGTTCTCATGGCCACCACTTTCCAAATGTGGCTGCTCCAACCCAAACATCTAGGCCTAAAACACCAAACAGAGCCAGCCCCAGACCCTATTATCCTCAGACACCCAACAACCGCCCTCCCAGCACAGAACCTTCAGAAATCAGTCTGTCACCAGAAAGACTCAATGCCTCCATAGCAGGACTCTTCCCCCCACAGATTAATATTCCCTTACCTCCCAGGCCAAATTTAAACAGGGGCTTTGATCAACAGGGCCTAAATCCAACAACTTTGAAGGCCATTGGGCAAGCACCTTCAAATCTTACCATGAATAATTCTTCCAATTTTGCTGCCCCACAAACTCACAAATTAGATTCTGTGGTGGTGAATTCTGGAAAGCAGTCTAATTCTGGAGCAACAAAACGGGCAAGTCCAAGCAACAGTCGCAGGTCTAGTCCTGGGTCAAGTAGGAAAACCACCCCAAGTCCTGGGAGACAAAATTCAAAAGCCCCTAAACTTACTCTGGCCTCTCAAACAAACGCAGCCCTGTTGCAAAATGTGGAGTTGCCAAGAAATGTACTGGTCAATCCCACTCCTTTGGCCAATCCCCCTGTACCTGGGAACTTCCCTAACAACAGTGGGCTGAATCCTCAGAATTCTACCATGCCTGTGGCTGCAGTGGGAGGTGTTCTCGAGGATAACAAGGAGAGCTTGAACGTGCCTCAGGACAGCGATTGCCAGAATTCCCAGGGTAGGAAGGAGCAGGTAAATGTTGAGCTAAAAGCGGTCCCTGCCCAAGAAGTTAAAGTAGTTGTCCCTGAAGATCAATCCAAAAAAGATGGGCAACCTTCGGATCCTAACAAGCTTCCCAGTGTCGAAGAGAACAAAAATTTGGTGTCTCCTGCTATGAGGGAAGCACCAACATCGTTAAGTCAACTTCTTGACAACTCTGGAGCTCCTAATGTGACCATTAAACCCCCTGGGCTTACAGATCTGGAAGTGACACCTCCAGTAGTTTCTGGGGAGGACCTGAAAAAAGCATCTGTCATTCCCACACTGCAGGATCCGTCTTCTTCTAAAGAACCCTCTAATTCCCTAAATTTACCTCACAGTAACGAGCCGTGTTCAACCCTTGTGCATCCAGAAATGAGTGAGGTCAGTTCCAGTGTTGCACCAAGCATCCCTCAAGTAATGTCAAGACCTGTCAGCTCTTCCTCCATTTCCACCCCTTTGCCCCCAAATCAGATAACTGTTTTTGTAACTTCCAATCCCATCACAACTTCAGCTAACACATCAGCAGCTCTGCCAACTCACTTGCAGTCTGCATTAATGTCAACAGTCGTCACAATGCCCAATGTGGGTAGCAAGGTTATGGTTTCTGAGGGACAGTCAGCTGCTCAGTCAAATGCCCGGCCTCAGTTCATTACACCTGTCTTTATCAATTCATCCTCAATAATTCAGGTTATGAAAGGATCACAGCCAAGCACAATTCCTGCAGCCCCACTGACAACCAACTCTGGCTTGATGCCTCCCTCTGTTGCAGTTGTTGGCCCTTTACACATACCTCAGagtataaaattttcttctgctcctGTACTGCCTAATGCCCCCTCTAGTAGTCCCGCTCCAAACATACAGACAGGTCGACCTTTGGTCCTTAACTCACGAGCCACCCCTGTTcagcttccttcccctccttgtACAACTTCTCCAGTTGTCCCTCCTCATCTCCCTGTCCAGCAAGTGAAAGAATTGAATTCAGATGAGACTAGTCCTCAGGTGAGCACCTCAGCAGATCAGAGCACTCTGCCCTCTTCACAGTCAACCACGGTGGTTTCTCCCCTTTTGACCAATAGTCCAGGCTCTTCTGTCAACCGGCGAAGCCCAGTCTCATCTAGTAAGGGCAAAGGAAAAGTGGACAAAATCGGCCAGATTTTGCTGACCAAGGCATGTAAGAAAGTTACAGGCACTCTTGAGAAAGGGGAAGAGCAGTATGGTGCAGATGGAGAGACTGAAGGCCCAGGGCTAGAGACTGCAGCTCCAGGGCTTGTGGGAACAGAGCAGTTATCCACAGAGCTGGACAGTAAAACCCCAACACCCCCAGCACCCACTCTGCTAAAAATGACCTCTAGCCCTGTGGGCCCAGGCTCCGCTTCAGCAGGACCCAGCTTACCTGGCAGTACTCTCCCCACCAATGTACGCTCGATAGTAACCACTCTGGTACCCTCTGAGCTCATCTCCGCGGCGCCGACCACAAAAAACAATCATGTTGGCATAGCATCTGAGCCACTTGCGGGTGGCCTAGTGGAGGAGAAGGTGGGATCTCATCCAGAGCTTCTACCCAGCATAG CCCCTTCACAGAGTTTAGTCCCAAAGGAAGCTCCAGCCACAGCACTGCAGGGGTCTGTTGCCAGACCAG